One genomic region from Conexibacter woesei DSM 14684 encodes:
- a CDS encoding crotonase/enoyl-CoA hydratase family protein yields MPVSVERDGPVTTVVLDEPAVRNAVDRPTADALADAFRAFEADEDASVAVLWGAGGTFCAGANLRAIAEGRGNRIEPDGDGPMGPSRMLLSKPVIAAVAGHAVAGGLELALWCDLRVVEEDAVLGVFCRRWGVPLIDGGTVRLPRIVGLGRALDLILTGRPVDAQEALAIGLANRVVGVGESRAAAEALAHELARLPQLCMRHDRLSAYEQHDLALDAALANELRHGLVALEHEALDGATRFAGGAGRGGAPAE; encoded by the coding sequence ATGCCCGTCTCAGTCGAACGCGACGGTCCCGTCACGACGGTGGTGCTCGACGAGCCCGCCGTCCGCAACGCGGTCGACCGCCCGACCGCGGATGCGCTCGCGGACGCCTTCCGCGCGTTCGAGGCGGACGAGGACGCGTCGGTCGCGGTGCTGTGGGGCGCGGGCGGGACGTTCTGCGCCGGCGCGAACCTGAGAGCGATAGCCGAGGGCCGAGGGAACCGCATCGAGCCCGACGGCGACGGCCCGATGGGTCCCAGCCGCATGCTGCTGTCCAAGCCCGTGATCGCCGCCGTCGCCGGCCATGCCGTCGCGGGCGGGCTGGAGCTGGCGCTGTGGTGCGACCTGCGCGTCGTCGAGGAGGACGCGGTCCTCGGCGTCTTCTGCCGCCGCTGGGGCGTCCCGCTGATCGACGGCGGCACGGTGCGGCTGCCGCGGATCGTCGGGCTCGGCCGCGCGCTCGACCTGATCCTGACCGGACGGCCCGTCGACGCGCAGGAGGCGCTGGCGATCGGCCTCGCGAACCGCGTCGTCGGCGTCGGCGAGTCGCGCGCGGCGGCCGAGGCGCTCGCGCACGAGCTGGCGCGCCTCCCGCAGCTGTGCATGCGGCACGACCGGCTGTCCGCGTACGAGCAGCACGACCTCGCACTCGATGCCGCGCTCGCGAACGAGCTGCGGCACGGCCTCGTCGCGCTCGAGCACGAGGCGCTCGACGGCGCGACGCGCTTCGCCGGCGGGGCCGGCCGCGGCGGGGCGCCCGCGGAGTGA
- the gluQRS gene encoding tRNA glutamyl-Q(34) synthetase GluQRS, protein MNSPGAPSRGAVGTSSRDGRFAPSPSGPLHLGNLRTALLAWLFARSAGAGFLVRIEDLDPGRSRPEHEAGQLADLAALGLDWDAPLVRQSERRQLHRAALERLRADGRVYPCWCTRAEIREAASAAHGPLPEGAYRGTCRRLTAAERADRERSGRPPALRLDAGAAEVGFEDRLHGRVEQVVDDLVLWRNDDTPAYNLAVVVDDGDQRIGEIVRGDDLLETTPRQLLVQRLLDLPAPSYAHVPLVLGPDGSRLAKRHGAVTLADVQAVRGWEPADALAWMARSLGLAEDGERVTPALLEERFRPARIPREPTTFSG, encoded by the coding sequence GTGAACTCGCCAGGGGCTCCTTCACGCGGTGCGGTCGGGACGTCGTCCCGCGACGGCCGCTTCGCGCCGAGCCCGAGCGGGCCGCTGCACCTCGGCAACCTGCGCACCGCGCTGCTCGCGTGGCTGTTCGCGCGGTCGGCGGGCGCGGGCTTCCTCGTCCGCATCGAGGACCTCGACCCCGGTCGCTCGCGGCCCGAGCACGAGGCCGGGCAGCTCGCCGACCTCGCCGCCCTCGGGCTCGACTGGGACGCGCCGCTCGTGCGGCAGTCAGAGCGGCGCCAGCTGCACCGCGCGGCGCTCGAGCGGCTGCGGGCCGACGGACGCGTCTATCCGTGCTGGTGCACGCGCGCGGAGATCCGCGAGGCGGCGTCGGCCGCGCACGGGCCGCTGCCGGAGGGCGCCTACCGCGGCACGTGCCGGCGGCTGACCGCCGCGGAACGGGCCGACCGCGAGCGGTCGGGGCGACCGCCGGCGCTGCGTCTCGACGCGGGCGCGGCGGAGGTCGGATTCGAGGACCGGCTGCACGGCCGCGTCGAGCAGGTCGTCGACGACCTCGTGCTGTGGCGCAACGACGACACGCCCGCGTACAACCTCGCGGTCGTCGTCGACGACGGCGACCAGCGGATCGGCGAGATCGTGCGCGGCGACGACCTCCTGGAGACGACGCCGCGGCAGCTGCTGGTGCAGCGGCTGCTCGACCTGCCGGCGCCGTCGTATGCGCACGTCCCGCTCGTGCTCGGCCCCGACGGCAGCCGGCTCGCGAAGCGGCACGGGGCGGTCACGCTCGCGGACGTGCAGGCCGTGCGCGGCTGGGAGCCGGCCGACGCGCTCGCGTGGATGGCGCGGAGCCTGGGGCTCGCCGAGGACGGCGAGCGCGTCACGCCGGCGCTGCTGGAGGAACGCTTCCGGCCCGCGCGGATCCCGCGCGAGCCGACGACGTTCAGCGGATGA
- a CDS encoding SAM-dependent methyltransferase: protein MRPRERAARATAHALLARVRGGVIELVEPGGRVVALGAQAGPPAAPLRARVVVRSPAFYTELVGARGVGLGRAYRDGLWTCDDLVTLVRIAARAMVAGDRVRERLLPLTGPAQRFAWKRRANTRARSRERIAAHYDLGNELFARFLDETMMYSCGIFERPGATLREASVAKLERIGRTLDLRPSDHVLEIGTGWGGFAIHAAQRWGCRVTTTTISRAQHEHAVAAVRAAGLADRVTVLLQDYRDLRGRYDKLVSIEMIEAVGWEHLDTYFAVCARRLKDDGAMLLQAIVTSDLTYRVERASVGFINAFVFPGGTLPSMAAIERSVGRTDLRGVRMEDITAHYVPTLRHWRENFLARWHELREHGYDERFRRIWELYLAYCEAGFAERRIRDVQLTLAKPGFRAEPLPELARIPTLTIDDLGPPAGAGADDPLSAAASS from the coding sequence GTGAGGCCGCGCGAGCGCGCGGCCCGTGCCACGGCGCACGCGCTGCTCGCGCGCGTCCGGGGCGGGGTGATCGAGCTGGTCGAGCCCGGCGGCCGCGTCGTCGCGCTGGGCGCCCAGGCGGGTCCGCCGGCCGCGCCGCTGCGGGCGCGTGTGGTCGTGCGCTCGCCAGCGTTCTACACGGAGCTGGTCGGCGCGCGCGGCGTCGGGCTGGGCCGCGCGTACCGCGACGGCCTGTGGACGTGCGACGACCTCGTCACGCTCGTGCGGATCGCGGCGCGTGCGATGGTCGCCGGCGACCGCGTGCGGGAGCGGCTGCTGCCGCTGACAGGGCCGGCGCAGCGGTTCGCGTGGAAGCGCCGCGCCAACACGCGTGCGCGCTCGCGCGAGCGGATCGCCGCGCACTACGACCTCGGCAACGAGCTGTTCGCCCGTTTCCTCGACGAGACGATGATGTACTCGTGCGGGATCTTCGAGCGCCCGGGCGCGACGCTGAGGGAGGCGTCGGTCGCGAAGCTGGAGCGGATCGGCCGCACGCTCGACCTCCGCCCGTCCGACCACGTGCTGGAGATCGGGACCGGCTGGGGCGGCTTCGCGATCCACGCCGCGCAGCGGTGGGGCTGCCGCGTCACGACGACGACGATCTCGCGCGCGCAGCACGAGCACGCGGTCGCGGCGGTGCGCGCGGCGGGTCTGGCGGACCGCGTCACGGTGCTGCTGCAGGACTATCGCGATCTCCGCGGCCGCTACGACAAGCTCGTCTCGATCGAGATGATCGAAGCGGTCGGGTGGGAGCATCTCGACACCTACTTCGCGGTCTGCGCGCGACGGCTGAAGGACGACGGCGCGATGCTGCTGCAGGCGATCGTCACGTCGGACCTGACGTACCGCGTCGAGCGCGCGTCGGTTGGCTTCATCAACGCGTTCGTGTTCCCGGGCGGCACGCTGCCGTCGATGGCGGCGATCGAGCGGTCGGTCGGCCGGACCGACCTGCGCGGCGTCCGGATGGAGGACATCACAGCCCACTACGTGCCGACGTTGCGGCACTGGCGCGAGAACTTCCTCGCGCGCTGGCACGAGCTGCGCGAGCACGGCTACGACGAGCGCTTCCGCCGCATCTGGGAGCTGTACCTCGCCTACTGCGAGGCCGGCTTCGCGGAGCGGCGGATCCGCGACGTCCAGCTGACGCTCGCCAAGCCCGGCTTCCGCGCCGAGCCGCTG
- a CDS encoding NAD(P)/FAD-dependent oxidoreductase, translating to MKIAIIGGGVSGLVAAHLLHRTGVHDVTLFERGDQLGGHAHTVEVEDERGASHAVDTGFIVHNDRNYPCFQRLLEQLGVATQPAPMSFGVADAVGDFEYNGASPNGLYAKRAHLVTPWFQRMVADLVRFNREARELLGTSAGEWDPSLREYLAARRYSDAFVERLIVPQASAVWSADPEQLWRFPARFLVEFFDNHGMLGLRDRPQWRTIDGGSRRYVEAIAARLGERRVRVATPVEAVSRHPDRVEVTPRGCAPERFDHVVIAAHADQALRLLSDPRERELELLGAFPYQRNDVVLHTDRGLLPRRRRAWASWNYHLTERATGRPTVTYHLNRLQALRGAGREYLVTLNRADDVRGEHVIERFAYDHPVYTRAGTAAQRRWEELDGVGRTSFCGAYWGWGFHEDGVRSALRACARFGGRL from the coding sequence GTGAAGATCGCGATCATCGGCGGCGGCGTCTCTGGGCTCGTCGCCGCTCACCTGCTGCACCGGACGGGCGTCCACGACGTGACGCTGTTCGAGCGCGGCGACCAACTCGGCGGGCACGCGCACACCGTCGAGGTCGAGGACGAACGCGGGGCGAGCCACGCCGTCGACACCGGCTTCATCGTCCACAACGACCGCAACTACCCGTGCTTCCAGCGGCTGCTGGAGCAGCTCGGCGTCGCCACGCAGCCGGCGCCGATGTCGTTCGGCGTCGCGGACGCGGTCGGCGACTTCGAGTACAACGGCGCATCGCCGAACGGCCTCTACGCCAAGCGCGCCCATCTCGTCACGCCGTGGTTCCAGCGGATGGTCGCCGACCTCGTGCGCTTCAACCGCGAGGCGCGCGAGCTGCTCGGCACGAGCGCGGGGGAGTGGGATCCGTCGCTGCGCGAGTACCTCGCCGCGCGGCGCTACTCCGACGCGTTCGTGGAGCGGCTGATCGTGCCGCAGGCGTCCGCGGTCTGGTCGGCTGACCCCGAGCAGCTGTGGCGGTTCCCGGCCCGCTTCCTGGTCGAGTTCTTCGACAACCACGGGATGCTCGGTTTGCGCGACCGCCCGCAGTGGCGCACGATCGACGGCGGCTCGCGGCGGTACGTCGAGGCGATCGCCGCGCGGCTCGGGGAGCGTCGCGTGCGCGTCGCGACACCGGTCGAGGCGGTCTCGCGTCATCCCGACCGCGTCGAGGTGACGCCGCGCGGCTGCGCGCCGGAGCGCTTCGACCACGTCGTGATCGCGGCGCACGCCGACCAGGCGCTGCGGCTGCTGAGCGATCCGCGCGAGCGCGAGCTGGAGCTGCTCGGCGCGTTCCCCTACCAGCGCAACGACGTCGTCCTGCACACCGATCGCGGCCTGCTGCCGCGCCGCCGGCGCGCGTGGGCGAGCTGGAACTACCACCTGACCGAGCGCGCGACCGGGCGGCCGACGGTGACTTACCACCTGAATCGGCTGCAGGCGCTGCGCGGCGCCGGGCGCGAGTACCTCGTCACGCTCAACCGCGCCGACGACGTCCGCGGCGAGCACGTGATCGAGCGATTCGCCTACGACCATCCCGTCTACACGCGCGCCGGCACCGCGGCGCAGCGCCGCTGGGAGGAGCTGGACGGCGTCGGCCGCACCTCCTTCTGCGGCGCGTACTGGGGCTGGGGCTTCCACGAGGACGGCGTGCGCAGCGCGCTGCGCGCCTGCGCGCGGTTCGGCGGGCGCCTGTGA
- a CDS encoding DUF1365 domain-containing protein — protein sequence MTVSAIYEGVVAHRRRVPVAHAFKARLYFMYLDLAELPELFDGHLLWSARRAAPAWWRRADYLGDPAVPLDVAVRDLVQERLGARPQGPVRMLGQVRTWGVGFNPVAFYWCFDTSGEHVEAVVAEVTNTPWGERHAYVAPGGGNADNVLRSRHTKALHVSPLMESELEHVWTISAPGERIAISIANERDGELIFAAALALRRRELSPRALSRILLRYPCVTGQVLVRIYWQALRLRLKGAEWHAKPPAGEPAPAETAPVERAEPAEAAR from the coding sequence GTGACCGTCTCGGCGATCTACGAGGGCGTCGTCGCGCACCGCCGTCGCGTGCCGGTCGCGCACGCGTTCAAGGCGCGGCTGTACTTCATGTACCTCGACCTCGCGGAGCTGCCGGAGCTGTTCGACGGCCACCTGCTGTGGTCGGCGCGTCGGGCGGCGCCGGCGTGGTGGCGCCGGGCGGACTACCTCGGCGATCCCGCCGTCCCGCTCGACGTCGCCGTGCGCGACCTCGTGCAGGAGCGGCTGGGGGCGCGGCCGCAGGGGCCGGTGCGGATGCTCGGGCAGGTCCGCACGTGGGGCGTCGGCTTCAACCCCGTCGCGTTCTACTGGTGCTTCGACACGAGCGGCGAGCACGTCGAGGCGGTCGTCGCGGAGGTGACGAACACGCCGTGGGGCGAGCGCCATGCTTACGTCGCGCCGGGCGGTGGGAACGCTGACAACGTGCTGAGAAGCCGGCACACCAAGGCGCTCCACGTCTCCCCGCTGATGGAGTCCGAGCTGGAGCACGTCTGGACGATCTCGGCGCCGGGCGAGCGGATCGCGATCTCGATCGCGAACGAGCGCGACGGCGAGCTGATATTCGCCGCGGCGCTCGCGCTGCGGCGGCGCGAGCTGTCGCCGCGGGCGCTGAGCAGGATCCTCTTGCGCTACCCGTGCGTCACCGGGCAGGTGCTGGTGCGGATCTACTGGCAGGCGCTGCGGCTGCGGCTGAAGGGGGCGGAGTGGCACGCGAAGCCGCCTGCGGGCGAGCCCGCCCCGGCCGAGACCGCTCCGGTCGAGCGGGCGGAGCCCGCGGAGGCGGCGAGGTGA